From a single Streptomyces rubradiris genomic region:
- a CDS encoding helix-turn-helix domain-containing protein produces MRSTTVLPGTPGSPPAAGDVPLHRLEVAAPGAPPFAAGSFEAVGPLSRWDRPHRHTFYEIVHVSAGSGTHVVDLARWPLRPPHLAVILPGQVHHWEGGRGPEGTLALFTDDFLVDHPHDREVLRELGERCWFALDPEQDRSVRRLMAELVAEHRERAPGHESVLRSLLHVLVVRAARLPGPGGAGRDPRAQGRPAAVADEFARLITRPEAATWSVRECADRLGVTPHYLTQAVRAATGRPPGRLLIEARTYQAQRLLAHTQLSVRQVAARTGFADPAYFSRFFRRETGSSPGDFRKHHSRPHQSLEASPTHA; encoded by the coding sequence ATGCGCAGCACCACCGTGTTACCGGGAACCCCCGGCTCGCCGCCCGCGGCCGGGGACGTGCCCCTGCACCGGCTGGAGGTGGCCGCACCCGGCGCCCCGCCCTTCGCCGCCGGTTCCTTCGAGGCCGTGGGACCGCTGTCCCGGTGGGACCGGCCGCACCGGCACACCTTTTACGAGATCGTCCACGTCAGCGCCGGTTCCGGCACCCACGTCGTCGATCTCGCGCGCTGGCCGCTGCGCCCCCCGCACCTGGCGGTGATCCTGCCCGGCCAGGTGCACCACTGGGAGGGCGGCCGGGGACCGGAGGGAACGCTCGCGCTGTTCACCGACGACTTCCTGGTGGACCACCCCCATGACCGCGAGGTGCTGCGGGAACTCGGCGAGCGGTGCTGGTTCGCCCTGGACCCCGAACAGGACCGGTCGGTACGGAGACTGATGGCCGAACTCGTCGCGGAGCACCGGGAGCGGGCCCCCGGACACGAGAGCGTGCTGCGCTCCCTGCTGCACGTGCTCGTGGTGCGCGCCGCCCGGCTGCCGGGCCCCGGCGGCGCCGGCCGGGACCCGCGGGCTCAGGGCCGGCCGGCCGCCGTCGCCGACGAGTTCGCCCGGCTGATCACCCGCCCGGAGGCGGCGACCTGGTCCGTCCGGGAGTGCGCCGACCGGCTCGGGGTGACCCCCCACTACCTCACCCAGGCGGTCCGGGCCGCCACCGGCCGCCCGCCCGGGCGGCTGCTCATCGAGGCCCGGACCTACCAGGCGCAACGGCTGCTGGCCCACACCCAGTTGTCGGTACGGCAGGTCGCCGCCCGCACCGGGTTCGCCGATCCCGCCTACTTCAGCCGGTTCTTCCGGCGGGAGACCGGCAGCAGCCCCGGCGACTTCCGAAAACACCACAGCCGCCCTCATCAGTCCCTCGAAGCCTCGCCGACGCACGCCTAG
- a CDS encoding LysR family transcriptional regulator: MELELRHLKTIRAIAEAGSLTKAATALGLAQPALSAQLRRIERALGGTLFERGRYGVRATALGELVLERTRIVLPAVSELQREAARFARTRCDGEWLRLGGTHGPLLGALVDRLADAVPGTTVTTCASWSERELAELLAEGRLDFALAGACGSAPPPDAPQLTWEEVAVDPVFVMLPDGHPLARGREADLAALAGEEWACVPGDGCFGDCFTAACARAGFTPRRMYETDTASCVHLVQVGRAVGLCRATFPPTPGITTRPLAGTPLVWRHLLGWHRAGQRPDTVATVLAQARAAHAGVAARSDSYAHWLARREDREAPARQHRTGLAS, translated from the coding sequence ATGGAGCTGGAGTTGCGGCATCTGAAGACCATTCGGGCCATCGCGGAAGCGGGGAGTCTGACCAAGGCGGCGACGGCCCTCGGACTCGCCCAGCCGGCGCTCAGCGCCCAGCTCAGGCGCATCGAGCGGGCCTTGGGCGGCACGCTCTTCGAGCGCGGACGGTACGGCGTACGGGCCACCGCCCTCGGCGAACTGGTCCTGGAGCGCACCCGGATCGTGCTGCCCGCGGTCAGCGAACTCCAGCGGGAGGCGGCCCGGTTCGCGCGCACCCGGTGCGACGGCGAGTGGCTGCGGCTCGGCGGCACCCACGGTCCGCTGCTGGGCGCGCTGGTGGACCGGCTCGCCGACGCCGTCCCCGGCACCACCGTGACCACCTGCGCCTCCTGGTCGGAGCGGGAGCTGGCGGAGCTGCTGGCCGAGGGGCGCCTGGACTTCGCGCTGGCCGGCGCCTGCGGCTCCGCTCCCCCACCGGACGCACCACAGCTGACCTGGGAGGAGGTCGCCGTCGATCCGGTGTTCGTGATGCTCCCCGACGGCCATCCGCTCGCCCGCGGCCGGGAGGCCGACCTGGCCGCGTTGGCCGGCGAGGAGTGGGCGTGCGTCCCGGGCGACGGCTGTTTCGGGGACTGTTTCACCGCGGCCTGCGCGCGGGCCGGTTTCACGCCCCGCCGCATGTACGAGACGGACACCGCGTCCTGCGTCCATCTGGTGCAGGTGGGCCGGGCGGTGGGTCTGTGCCGGGCCACCTTCCCGCCGACGCCCGGGATCACCACCCGGCCGCTGGCCGGGACCCCGCTGGTGTGGCGGCATCTGCTGGGCTGGCACCGGGCCGGGCAGCGGCCGGACACGGTGGCGACGGTGCTGGCGCAGGCCCGCGCGGCGCACGCCGGCGTGGCGGCCCGCAGCGACAGCTACGCGCACTGGCTCGCGCGGCGCGAGGACCGGGAGGCCCCGGCCCGGCAACACCGCACCGGTCTCGCCTCCTGA
- a CDS encoding trypsin-like serine protease produces the protein MLQRHLRAACAAAAAAGALLVAGLSGSASAQPSAFPAPPTAAETLRTDATPPALLGALQRDLGLDHGQAERRLANEAEAGATAGRLGSALGTDFAGAWVRGAESDTLTVATTDPADVPAILAHGARAVVVEHSLAALDAAKARVDRAAAHRATADAPVWYVDVPTNTLVVEAIRPDAARSLLAAAHVDASLTRIVKSAERPRPLYDLRGGDAYYIGSGSRCSIGFPVTRGTQQGFATAGHCGRAGSTTTGSNRVAQGTFQASVFPGNDMAWVATNSNWTATPYVTGSSVQVAGSTQAPVGSSVCRSGSTTGWHCGTVQQLNTSVTYQEGTVSGVTRTSVCAEPGDSGGSFISGSQAQGVTSGGSGNCTSGGTTYFQPVNPILQSYGLTLKTTGTGPEDPEDPEDPGEPGGTWAAGTVYQAGDTVTYGGASYRCLQGHQAQAGWEPPNAPALWQRL, from the coding sequence ATGCTCCAACGACACCTCAGAGCCGCGTGCGCCGCCGCCGCGGCAGCGGGTGCCCTGCTCGTGGCCGGGCTCAGCGGCTCCGCGAGCGCCCAGCCGTCCGCCTTCCCCGCCCCGCCCACGGCGGCCGAGACGCTCCGCACCGACGCGACGCCGCCCGCCCTCCTCGGCGCGCTCCAGCGGGACCTGGGACTGGACCACGGACAGGCGGAGCGCCGGCTGGCCAACGAGGCCGAGGCGGGCGCCACCGCCGGCCGGCTCGGGTCCGCGCTCGGCACGGACTTCGCCGGCGCGTGGGTGCGCGGCGCGGAGTCGGACACGCTGACCGTGGCCACGACCGACCCGGCCGACGTGCCGGCGATCCTGGCGCACGGCGCCCGCGCGGTCGTCGTGGAGCACTCCCTGGCCGCGCTGGACGCCGCCAAGGCCCGGGTGGACCGCGCCGCGGCCCACCGCGCCACCGCCGACGCCCCGGTCTGGTACGTCGACGTGCCCACCAACACGCTGGTGGTGGAGGCGATACGGCCGGACGCGGCGCGTTCCCTGCTGGCCGCCGCACACGTCGACGCCTCCCTCACCCGGATCGTGAAGTCCGCCGAGCGTCCCCGTCCGCTGTACGACCTGCGCGGCGGCGACGCGTACTACATCGGCAGCGGCAGCCGCTGTTCGATCGGGTTCCCGGTGACCCGGGGCACCCAGCAGGGCTTCGCCACGGCCGGGCACTGCGGACGGGCCGGCAGCACCACCACCGGCTCCAACCGGGTGGCGCAGGGCACCTTCCAGGCGTCGGTCTTCCCGGGCAACGACATGGCGTGGGTGGCGACCAACTCCAACTGGACGGCGACGCCGTACGTGACCGGTTCCAGCGTCCAGGTCGCCGGGTCCACGCAGGCCCCGGTGGGCTCCTCGGTGTGCCGCTCCGGTTCCACGACGGGCTGGCACTGCGGCACGGTGCAGCAGCTCAACACCAGCGTGACGTACCAGGAGGGCACCGTCAGCGGAGTCACCCGTACGTCGGTGTGCGCCGAACCGGGTGACTCGGGCGGCTCGTTCATCTCCGGCAGCCAGGCGCAGGGGGTCACCTCGGGCGGCTCGGGCAACTGCACCAGCGGCGGTACGACGTACTTCCAGCCGGTCAACCCGATCCTGCAGTCCTACGGCCTCACCCTCAAGACGACCGGGACCGGCCCCGAGGACCCGGAGGACCCGGAAGACCCCGGTGAGCCGGGCGGCACCTGGGCGGCCGGCACCGTCTACCAGGCGGGTGACACGGTGACGTACGGCGGGGCCTCCTACCGCTGTCTCCAGGGCCACCAGGCGCAGGCGGGGTGGGAGCCGCCGAACGCCCCGGCGCTGTGGCAGCGGCTGTGA
- a CDS encoding alpha/beta fold hydrolase — MVEHRMVDVNGIRLHIAEEGEGPLVVLLHGFPESWHSWHRQFGPLAAAGFRVVAPDQRGYGRSDHPEAVDAYTILHLVGDVVGLIRELGEEKAYVVGHDWGAPVAWHTALLRPDLVRGVAGLSVPPPFRGSRPPLPAMEQMFGGRFYWNYFNRPGVADAEFAEDTRTALRKFFYWGSGDAPGAGRKQPLVDPERGWLADMADPEVLPEWFTEEDLDALTESFSQGFTGALNWYRNLDRNWELTAPWHGAVVTPPSLYIYGDRDVVPAFPGTPELIERLPSLMPGLRREPLKLAGCGHWTQQERPDEVNAALIEFLTSCP; from the coding sequence ATGGTTGAGCATCGCATGGTTGACGTGAACGGAATCCGGCTGCACATCGCCGAGGAGGGCGAGGGCCCCCTGGTCGTGCTGCTGCACGGCTTCCCCGAGTCGTGGCACTCCTGGCACCGCCAGTTCGGCCCGCTGGCCGCCGCGGGCTTCCGGGTGGTGGCTCCCGACCAGCGCGGATACGGGCGCAGCGACCATCCCGAGGCCGTCGACGCGTACACCATCCTGCATCTGGTCGGCGATGTCGTCGGGCTGATCCGGGAGCTGGGCGAGGAGAAGGCGTACGTCGTCGGGCACGACTGGGGCGCGCCGGTCGCCTGGCACACCGCGCTGCTGCGGCCGGACCTGGTGCGCGGGGTGGCCGGTCTGAGCGTGCCGCCGCCGTTCCGGGGCTCGCGGCCTCCGCTGCCCGCCATGGAGCAGATGTTCGGCGGCCGCTTCTACTGGAACTACTTCAACCGTCCCGGCGTCGCGGACGCCGAGTTCGCCGAGGACACCCGCACCGCGCTGCGCAAGTTCTTCTACTGGGGTTCCGGGGACGCTCCCGGCGCCGGACGGAAACAGCCGCTGGTCGACCCCGAGCGCGGCTGGCTCGCGGACATGGCCGACCCGGAGGTGCTGCCGGAGTGGTTCACCGAGGAGGATCTCGACGCGCTCACGGAGAGCTTCTCCCAGGGCTTCACCGGCGCCCTGAACTGGTACCGCAACCTCGACCGGAACTGGGAGCTGACCGCCCCCTGGCACGGCGCCGTGGTCACCCCGCCGTCCCTGTACATCTACGGCGACCGTGACGTGGTCCCCGCCTTCCCCGGCACACCGGAGCTCATCGAGCGGCTGCCCTCGCTGATGCCCGGCCTGAGGCGGGAGCCGCTGAAGCTGGCCGGCTGCGGCCACTGGACCCAGCAGGAACGGCCGGACGAGGTGAACGCGGCGCTGATCGAGTTCCTGACCTCGTGCCCGTGA
- a CDS encoding PRC-barrel domain-containing protein, giving the protein MFEASDIREWRGHDVVDTGGHKIGVLESVYVDTATDQPFFATVTVGLPTRRRLAFVPLTGATVGPGYLKVAQSKDRVKKAPSIETDGELTADDEPGVFAHYELPYAPGAGGERRLARR; this is encoded by the coding sequence ATGTTCGAGGCATCCGATATCCGCGAGTGGCGGGGTCACGACGTGGTCGACACCGGCGGCCACAAGATCGGCGTTCTGGAGTCGGTCTACGTGGACACCGCCACCGACCAGCCCTTCTTCGCCACGGTGACCGTGGGTCTGCCCACCCGTCGCCGGCTGGCGTTCGTCCCCCTCACGGGCGCGACGGTCGGTCCGGGCTACCTGAAGGTCGCCCAGAGCAAGGACCGGGTGAAGAAGGCCCCGTCCATCGAGACCGACGGCGAACTGACCGCCGACGACGAACCGGGGGTCTTCGCTCATTACGAGCTGCCCTACGCACCGGGCGCCGGCGGCGAGCGACGCCTGGCCCGCCGCTGA
- a CDS encoding polysaccharide pyruvyl transferase family protein, producing the protein MDGADGVTVGVLGSYGGRNVGDEAILTALLDQVRAGRPDTRFVVFSRNPAHTRSVHPDVEVVGWEGVCREGISESLRRLNVLVVGGGGILYDTEARRYLRLAGTAQSLGVPVFTYAVGAGPLTDETDCAYVRTVLSDAVEVTVRDEESKLVLEEAGVTRPVCVTADPALLLAPGDRGRALLRAEAVPRRGRLVGMSVREPGHAAEHLDEEGYHQLLASMGDFLVQRLDAHIVFISMERGDIRHAHAVASRMAAADHCTVLHRDHGPQEVLDIVAQLDLAVGMRLHFLVFAALAGIPLLPLPYAGKVFDFAQRIGAPALRGVVRETSGLLLAEVDRLWDERHARAADAAGRTAAMRLRAAGTGERLLAYLDGAAAPGVRRAATPVPASTGR; encoded by the coding sequence ATGGATGGCGCGGACGGCGTGACCGTAGGCGTACTGGGCTCCTACGGGGGCCGCAACGTCGGCGACGAGGCGATTCTCACCGCCCTGCTGGACCAGGTCCGGGCCGGCCGCCCGGACACCCGGTTCGTGGTCTTCTCCCGCAATCCGGCGCACACCCGCTCGGTCCATCCGGACGTCGAGGTGGTCGGCTGGGAGGGGGTCTGCCGGGAGGGCATCTCGGAGTCGCTGCGCCGGCTGAACGTCCTCGTGGTCGGCGGGGGCGGAATCCTCTACGACACCGAGGCGCGCCGGTATCTGCGGCTGGCCGGCACCGCGCAGAGCCTCGGCGTCCCCGTCTTCACCTACGCGGTGGGGGCCGGTCCGCTCACCGACGAGACGGACTGCGCGTACGTGCGCACGGTGCTGTCGGACGCGGTCGAGGTGACGGTCCGCGACGAGGAGTCGAAGCTCGTCCTTGAGGAGGCCGGCGTCACCCGGCCCGTCTGCGTCACCGCCGACCCGGCGCTGTTGCTGGCGCCCGGCGACCGCGGCCGGGCCCTGCTGCGGGCGGAGGCGGTGCCCCGCCGGGGGCGGCTGGTGGGGATGAGCGTCCGGGAGCCCGGACACGCCGCCGAACACCTGGACGAGGAGGGGTACCACCAACTGCTCGCCAGCATGGGCGACTTCCTGGTGCAGCGGCTGGACGCGCACATCGTCTTCATCTCCATGGAGCGCGGCGACATCCGGCACGCCCACGCCGTGGCGTCCCGGATGGCGGCGGCCGACCACTGCACCGTGCTGCACCGCGACCACGGGCCCCAGGAGGTCCTGGACATCGTCGCGCAGCTGGACCTGGCCGTCGGCATGCGGCTGCACTTCCTGGTCTTCGCCGCGCTCGCCGGCATCCCCCTGCTGCCGCTGCCGTACGCCGGGAAGGTCTTCGACTTCGCCCAGCGGATCGGCGCGCCCGCGCTGCGCGGTGTGGTCCGGGAGACGTCCGGGCTGCTGCTGGCGGAGGTGGACCGGCTGTGGGACGAGCGGCACGCACGCGCGGCGGACGCGGCGGGGCGCACGGCCGCGATGCGGCTGCGGGCGGCCGGGACCGGGGAGCGGCTCCTCGCCTATCTGGACGGTGCCGCCGCGCCCGGCGTCCGCCGCGCCGCCACTCCGGTGCCCGCCTCCACCGGCCGCTGA
- a CDS encoding FAD-dependent oxidoreductase has product MSHLMPPRVPTTVELPPRQALHAGSTQVLVVGGGPAGLGAAVGAANAGAEVVLVERYGFLGGNATAALVMPLMSFHNEVKQAVPGDTTRLLPPDHGEGEPVVGGVLWVLLEQLVRTGAAIRPSLETGYTVPFDAELFKLAAYELLANHEVRMLLHAFASGVVSLPDRARAVFETKSGPLVLDADVIVDCTGDGDIAAAAGAGYETGRPEDGWTQPMTLMFRMVRFDHEEFAAYTRARPDQWKGVHGLWDLVRAATDAGELDLPREDMLFFATPNAGEVAVNSTRVTEVLGTSVWDLTRAELAAHRQMAQISRFLRGRVPGFADSYVVQSGVQVGVRETRRITGEYLLTGEDVLSARKFDDAVARGAYPVDIHNPSGRGTRLERLPRGESYDIPLRCLLPRGLERVLVAGRCISGDHVAHSSYRVMPISMATGQAAGVCAALAATRGRRPRDVPVSAVQRELRAQGASLP; this is encoded by the coding sequence GTGTCCCATCTGATGCCGCCCCGGGTCCCCACCACGGTGGAGCTGCCGCCGCGCCAGGCCCTGCACGCGGGGTCCACCCAGGTGCTGGTGGTCGGTGGCGGTCCGGCCGGCCTCGGCGCGGCCGTCGGGGCGGCCAACGCGGGCGCCGAGGTGGTCCTCGTGGAGCGCTACGGCTTCCTCGGCGGCAACGCCACCGCCGCCCTGGTCATGCCGTTGATGAGTTTCCACAACGAGGTCAAGCAGGCCGTGCCCGGCGACACCACGCGGCTGCTGCCGCCGGACCACGGCGAGGGCGAGCCGGTCGTCGGCGGGGTGCTGTGGGTGCTCCTGGAGCAGCTGGTGCGCACCGGGGCGGCGATCCGGCCCTCGCTGGAGACCGGCTACACCGTGCCGTTCGACGCGGAGCTGTTCAAGCTGGCGGCCTACGAGCTGCTGGCGAACCACGAGGTCCGGATGCTGCTGCACGCCTTCGCCTCCGGCGTCGTCAGCCTGCCCGACCGGGCCCGTGCGGTGTTCGAGACCAAGTCGGGGCCGCTCGTGCTGGACGCGGACGTGATCGTCGACTGCACCGGGGACGGGGACATCGCCGCAGCGGCGGGGGCCGGGTACGAGACCGGCCGGCCGGAGGACGGCTGGACCCAGCCGATGACGCTGATGTTCCGCATGGTCCGCTTCGACCACGAGGAGTTCGCCGCCTACACCCGCGCCCGGCCGGACCAGTGGAAGGGCGTGCACGGGCTGTGGGACCTGGTCCGCGCGGCCACGGACGCCGGTGAGCTGGACCTGCCGCGCGAGGACATGCTCTTCTTCGCCACCCCGAACGCGGGCGAGGTGGCGGTCAACTCCACGCGGGTCACCGAGGTGCTCGGCACCAGCGTCTGGGACCTGACCCGCGCGGAACTCGCCGCGCACCGGCAGATGGCGCAGATCTCCCGGTTCCTGCGCGGCCGGGTGCCGGGCTTCGCCGATTCCTACGTGGTGCAGAGCGGTGTCCAGGTGGGTGTCCGGGAGACCCGGCGGATCACCGGCGAGTACCTGCTGACCGGCGAGGACGTGCTGTCGGCCCGCAAGTTCGACGACGCCGTGGCGCGCGGCGCCTACCCGGTCGACATCCACAACCCGAGCGGTCGCGGCACCAGGCTCGAACGGCTGCCGCGCGGCGAGTCGTACGACATCCCGCTGCGCTGTCTGCTGCCCCGGGGCCTGGAGCGGGTGCTGGTCGCGGGCCGCTGCATCTCCGGGGACCACGTGGCCCACTCCTCCTACCGTGTGATGCCGATCTCCATGGCCACCGGGCAGGCGGCGGGCGTGTGCGCGGCCCTCGCGGCGACCCGGGGGCGGCGGCCGCGGGACGTCCCGGTGAGCGCGGTCCAGCGGGAACTCCGGGCCCAGGGCGCCAGCCTGCCCTGA
- a CDS encoding family 16 glycosylhydrolase: protein MSEPTTGASPPAPRDPRRSDVVFTADFASTAQWTAGRSSAYPGGGPVNPGDDKLDHLVDDADHSRSGVFRATRRPDGRWDTGLLTTEDSEEEFVLLAGDVLEARVRLPTETGAWPAVWTWRDGGQEVDVFEYHPDHPDLLEFTNHVRRSQRYVRHDAVRPGAWIDLRTDFGRHSVDWWLNGERVFADRRGVGRRWHAFLIVNLSVCAGRYHPPPDPETTEMTFEVSSLVVRRPAGDDA from the coding sequence ATGAGCGAACCGACGACGGGCGCCTCGCCGCCGGCCCCCCGGGATCCACGCCGGTCCGACGTGGTGTTCACGGCGGACTTCGCCTCCACGGCGCAGTGGACGGCGGGCCGTTCCTCGGCCTATCCGGGTGGCGGCCCGGTCAATCCGGGCGACGACAAGCTGGACCATCTGGTGGACGACGCCGATCACAGCCGCTCGGGCGTGTTCCGGGCCACCCGGCGGCCGGACGGCAGGTGGGACACCGGCCTGCTGACCACCGAGGACAGCGAGGAGGAGTTCGTCCTCCTGGCCGGGGACGTTCTGGAGGCCCGGGTCCGGCTGCCCACGGAGACCGGCGCGTGGCCGGCCGTCTGGACCTGGCGGGACGGCGGCCAGGAGGTCGACGTCTTCGAATACCACCCGGACCACCCGGACCTGCTGGAGTTCACCAACCATGTACGCCGGTCCCAGCGGTACGTGCGCCACGACGCGGTCCGGCCGGGCGCCTGGATCGACCTGCGCACCGATTTCGGGCGTCACTCGGTGGACTGGTGGCTGAACGGCGAGCGGGTGTTCGCGGACCGGCGCGGGGTGGGACGCCGCTGGCACGCCTTCCTCATCGTCAACCTCTCGGTCTGCGCCGGGCGCTACCACCCGCCGCCCGACCCGGAGACGACCGAGATGACCTTCGAGGTGAGCAGCCTGGTGGTACGGCGCCCGGCCGGGGACGACGCGTAG
- a CDS encoding PepSY domain-containing protein, giving the protein MDTKSDEILPRRDRPPLSRGTALIVVAAAAGALLTGCGNDSGGEAARSGAAEAAQVAATSPTPTADGNLTEDQRERKALVPKAKTGYEQALSAAVGAVSNSKPVSVELKGSPDSPRWEAEVATDDGTAHTVSVDAVDGKAGKARAKDDDGDDKRDLADLLKKATVTPQQAAQTATGKTKGTVTAVELDDTDGGNPKWSVDVVTTDDWNKTTFDIDATNRKILREHVDRD; this is encoded by the coding sequence ATGGACACAAAGAGTGACGAAATACTTCCGCGTCGTGACCGTCCGCCGCTCTCCCGCGGCACCGCCCTGATCGTCGTTGCCGCCGCGGCCGGAGCGCTGCTCACGGGCTGCGGCAACGACAGCGGCGGCGAGGCCGCGCGGAGCGGCGCCGCCGAGGCTGCCCAGGTCGCCGCGACCTCGCCCACGCCGACGGCGGACGGCAACCTCACCGAGGACCAGCGGGAGCGCAAGGCACTTGTCCCCAAGGCCAAGACCGGCTACGAGCAGGCGCTCAGCGCGGCGGTGGGGGCGGTGTCGAACTCCAAGCCGGTCTCCGTCGAGCTCAAGGGCTCGCCCGACAGCCCCCGCTGGGAGGCCGAGGTCGCCACGGACGACGGCACCGCCCACACCGTCTCCGTCGACGCGGTCGACGGGAAGGCCGGCAAGGCGCGGGCCAAGGACGACGACGGCGACGACAAGCGCGACCTGGCGGACCTGCTGAAGAAGGCCACCGTCACCCCGCAGCAGGCCGCGCAGACCGCCACGGGCAAGACGAAGGGCACCGTCACCGCCGTCGAGCTCGACGACACCGACGGCGGCAACCCGAAGTGGTCCGTCGACGTCGTGACGACCGACGACTGGAACAAGACGACCTTCGACATCGACGCGACCAACCGCAAGATCCTCCGGGAGCACGTCGACCGCGACTGA
- a CDS encoding MFS transporter, producing MTASTSAKGGREPDPRGDGYEPDPQRWRALWVTLVAGFMSLLDVTIVAVALPTIQHDLHASPAQVQWVVSGYALTFALALVTAGRLGDALDRRRIFLLALGGFVVFSAACGAAPDITLLVAARLAQGLAAGFMAPQNSALIQQMFRGAERGRAFGFFGATVGISSAAGPVTGGAILALASGDQGWRWIFYVNVPIGVLAVLLGRRLLPRTRRSGRGRVDVPGVLLLGLGVLALMCPLVLAESGGIERLWWLFLAGAALLTVFAWWQRRLVARDEQPLLDPRLFTTVRGYAIGAGIGTLYFVGFSGVWLVFALFYQRGLDFSPLRSGLAVTPFALGSASAAVVSGRLVERYGRLLTVCGLAGVIAGLGGTALLLRLAPLDLAPWVAAPVLFLGGVGGGFVVSPNITMTLRDVPVRMAGAAGGALQTGQRLGAALGTAALPGLFYLMLGRGGDYRGALVTALGAALAGMAASLALAVFDWRRDRRRKPHRKCPEEVANAPVHARQT from the coding sequence GTGACAGCGTCGACGTCGGCCAAGGGCGGCCGGGAACCGGACCCCCGCGGGGACGGGTACGAGCCGGATCCGCAGCGGTGGCGCGCCCTGTGGGTCACTTTGGTGGCCGGGTTCATGAGCCTGCTCGACGTCACGATCGTGGCGGTGGCCCTGCCCACCATCCAGCACGACCTGCACGCCTCCCCGGCGCAGGTGCAGTGGGTGGTGTCCGGCTACGCCCTGACCTTCGCCCTGGCCCTGGTCACCGCCGGCCGGCTCGGTGACGCCCTGGACCGGCGCCGCATCTTCCTGCTGGCGCTCGGCGGCTTCGTGGTCTTCAGCGCGGCCTGCGGCGCGGCCCCCGACATCACGCTGCTGGTGGCGGCCCGTCTCGCCCAGGGGCTGGCGGCCGGCTTCATGGCTCCGCAGAACTCCGCGCTCATCCAGCAGATGTTCCGCGGCGCCGAGCGCGGCCGGGCCTTCGGCTTCTTCGGCGCCACCGTGGGCATATCCTCCGCCGCCGGGCCGGTCACCGGCGGCGCCATCCTCGCCCTGGCCTCCGGGGACCAGGGCTGGCGGTGGATCTTCTATGTCAACGTTCCCATCGGCGTCCTGGCCGTCCTGCTCGGCCGCCGTCTGCTGCCGCGCACCCGGCGCTCCGGACGAGGCCGGGTGGACGTGCCCGGCGTGCTGCTCCTCGGGCTCGGCGTACTCGCGCTGATGTGCCCGCTGGTGCTGGCGGAGTCCGGCGGCATCGAGCGGCTGTGGTGGCTGTTCCTCGCCGGTGCCGCGCTCCTCACCGTCTTCGCCTGGTGGCAGCGCCGTCTCGTCGCCCGGGACGAACAGCCGCTGCTGGACCCGCGCCTGTTCACCACCGTGCGCGGCTACGCCATCGGCGCCGGCATCGGCACGCTGTACTTCGTCGGGTTCAGCGGTGTGTGGCTGGTGTTCGCCCTCTTCTACCAGCGGGGGCTGGACTTCTCCCCGCTCCGGTCCGGTCTGGCCGTCACGCCCTTCGCGCTCGGCTCGGCGAGCGCGGCCGTGGTCTCCGGCCGGCTGGTGGAGCGGTACGGCCGCCTGCTCACCGTCTGCGGCCTCGCGGGGGTGATCGCCGGCCTGGGCGGCACCGCGCTGCTGCTGCGGCTCGCGCCCCTGGACCTCGCGCCCTGGGTCGCCGCGCCGGTGCTCTTCCTCGGCGGCGTCGGCGGCGGCTTCGTGGTCTCCCCCAACATCACCATGACCCTGCGGGACGTGCCCGTGCGCATGGCGGGCGCGGCGGGCGGCGCGCTGCAGACCGGGCAGCGGCTGGGAGCGGCGCTCGGCACCGCCGCGCTGCCCGGCCTGTTCTATCTGATGCTTGGCCGCGGCGGCGACTACCGCGGCGCTCTCGTCACCGCGCTGGGCGCCGCGCTGGCCGGCATGGCGGCCTCCCTGGCCCTCGCGGTGTTCGACTGGCGGCGCGACCGGCGGCGCAAGCCGCACCGGAAGTGCCCGGAGGAGGTCGCCAACGCGCCCGTGCACGCCCGGCAGACCTGA
- a CDS encoding pyridoxamine 5'-phosphate oxidase family protein, with translation MALSKRERELFLAEPHIGALSVVEHPDRAPLTVPVWYQYTPGGDLWVRTGPDSRKGRAIRAAGRFSLMVQRTEPTVRYVSVEGPVVATDPDSPELSWEMAARYLPEDKVAAFVEYDRTRLGKHFIVTMRPEHWVAADLGAF, from the coding sequence ATGGCACTCTCGAAACGAGAACGCGAACTGTTCCTGGCCGAGCCCCACATCGGCGCCCTGTCGGTCGTCGAACACCCGGACCGCGCCCCGCTGACGGTTCCCGTCTGGTACCAGTACACGCCGGGCGGCGACCTGTGGGTACGCACCGGGCCCGACTCCCGCAAGGGGCGGGCGATCCGCGCGGCGGGGCGCTTCAGCCTGATGGTGCAGCGCACCGAACCGACCGTGCGCTACGTCTCCGTGGAGGGCCCGGTCGTCGCGACGGACCCGGACAGTCCCGAGCTGTCCTGGGAGATGGCCGCGCGGTACCTCCCCGAGGACAAGGTCGCCGCCTTCGTGGAGTACGACCGGACCCGGCTCGGCAAGCACTTCATCGTCACCATGCGTCCCGAGCACTGGGTGGCCGCCGACCTCGGAGCCTTCTGA